One window of Leptotrichia sp. oral taxon 498 genomic DNA carries:
- a CDS encoding CapA family protein, with protein MKEYFLLILFLIFSFSCSKFEKKDSKNGNNEKIKDKKEISIIGVGDIMLGSNYPSEDLLPNTNILQNVESILQNADITAGNLEGTLFDKGGDPKKCENPSVCYVFRMPSKYGKYLKNAGFDYLSLANNHSNDFGEVGILQTMENLNSLGIKYSGIKEKAEYSILEKDGIKYGFVSFAPNSKTVDINDYEYASNLIKSVKEKSDIVVVFFHGGAEGKEHEHITRNNEIFHGENRGNVFKFARNAVDSGADIVFGQGPHITRAIELYKNKFISYSAGNFATFGNISLSGISGIAPIFKINIDKNGNFINGKIISIKQESGVSKVMLDTRNLAAKKIINLSKADFPEGNNLEILETGEINKK; from the coding sequence ATAAAAGAATACTTTTTATTAATTTTATTTTTAATTTTTAGTTTTAGTTGCAGCAAATTTGAAAAAAAAGATTCAAAAAATGGAAATAATGAAAAAATTAAAGATAAAAAAGAAATTTCAATTATTGGTGTCGGAGACATCATGCTGGGAAGTAATTATCCAAGCGAAGATTTGCTGCCAAATACGAATATTTTACAAAATGTTGAAAGTATTTTACAAAATGCCGATATAACGGCTGGAAATTTGGAAGGAACATTGTTTGACAAGGGAGGAGATCCAAAAAAATGTGAGAATCCATCAGTTTGTTATGTCTTTAGAATGCCTTCAAAATATGGCAAGTATTTAAAAAACGCTGGTTTTGACTATTTGAGCTTGGCAAATAATCACAGCAACGATTTTGGCGAAGTTGGAATTTTGCAGACAATGGAAAATCTTAATTCATTGGGAATTAAATATTCAGGAATCAAAGAAAAAGCGGAATATTCAATATTAGAAAAAGATGGTATAAAATATGGATTTGTATCATTTGCGCCAAATTCTAAAACTGTTGATATAAATGATTATGAATATGCTTCAAATCTTATAAAATCTGTAAAAGAGAAGTCTGATATTGTAGTTGTATTTTTTCACGGTGGAGCTGAAGGAAAGGAACATGAACATATAACTCGAAATAATGAGATTTTTCACGGCGAAAATCGGGGAAATGTATTTAAATTTGCTAGAAATGCTGTAGATTCAGGTGCTGATATCGTTTTTGGACAAGGTCCGCACATAACTCGTGCGATAGAACTTTATAAAAATAAATTTATTTCATATAGCGCTGGAAATTTTGCTACTTTTGGAAATATAAGTTTATCTGGAATAAGTGGAATTGCTCCAATTTTTAAAATAAATATTGATAAAAACGGAAATTTTATCAATGGAAAAATTATATCTATAAAACAGGAAAGCGGAGTTTCTAAAGTGATGTTGGACACAAGAAATTTAGCCGCTAAAAAAATTATTAATTTAAGCAAAGCTGATTTTCCTGAAGGAAATAATCTTGAAATTTTGGAAACTGGAGAGATTAATAAAAAATAA